In Chitinivorax sp. B, the following are encoded in one genomic region:
- a CDS encoding integration host factor subunit beta, translated as MTKSELIARLAARYPQLVVKDAELAVKAILDAMATGLAGGQRIEIRGFGSFDLNYRPPRVGRNPKSGDKVQVPEKYVPHFKAGKELRERVDSM; from the coding sequence ATGACGAAGTCGGAGCTGATTGCGAGACTGGCTGCTCGCTACCCTCAACTGGTTGTCAAAGATGCTGAGTTGGCTGTCAAGGCCATTCTCGATGCGATGGCAACAGGTTTGGCCGGTGGACAGCGTATCGAAATTCGCGGCTTTGGTAGTTTTGATCTGAACTACCGTCCGCCGCGTGTTGGCCGCAATCCCAAGTCGGGCGATAAGGTGCAGGTACCGGAGAAGTATGTACCGCATTTCAAAGCTGGCAAAGAATTGCGTGAGCGCGTCGACTCTATGTAA
- a CDS encoding helix-hairpin-helix domain-containing protein, producing MDLNDDQAKRDLMRIPGIGKACAADLLQLGYRSVASLNGEDPEQMYVRLCDMQGQVVDRCMLYVFRCAVYFASHARHEPDKLKWWNWKDSN from the coding sequence ATGGACTTGAATGACGACCAGGCAAAACGCGACTTGATGCGCATTCCGGGTATCGGCAAGGCGTGTGCCGCCGATTTGCTGCAATTGGGTTATCGCTCTGTCGCCAGTCTGAATGGTGAAGATCCGGAGCAGATGTATGTCCGCTTGTGTGACATGCAAGGGCAGGTTGTGGATCGTTGCATGCTGTACGTGTTCCGGTGTGCCGTTTACTTTGCCAGTCATGCACGGCACGAGCCGGATAAATTGAAATGGTGGAACTGGAAGGACAGCAATTGA
- a CDS encoding DNA polymerase Y family protein, with translation MDDRPAPLWMALYFPCLALEWLLHGQPATQTDTSWALVSGQGLILQINPPARAQGIRPGMKLATALSLCHTLQYRSFSVNLLAQVLPILAEWGLQFTPTVSPDPAPAILLEVGGCLRYFGGLDTLWRRINDRMQTFGLSYQAAMAPTPLAALWLARQHAGCRITAFSDLPVQLARLQLAQMAWHADWLRHFQRLGCRQLGDVLRLPRAGLAKRFSPELLTALDRALGHQPDPRPLFVPPARFERQLEWLYPIHDSEALLFASRRLFEALCGYLSSRGLGTQQVTMRLQHRDLPCATLTLGLTRPSRQLSDFQAVLRERLQRFTLAAPAFGMTLLADQLHNLNGQMAADLFDRHGNEENWQRLLARLQARLPDESVCQLQPHADHRPEHALTIHGLQPGSIAQLPNPHRPGWLLPSPTLLSMQGKCPYYREPLSICQPTERIEAGWWNGQPIKRDYVVATGPSGARYWLFRDLLTGQWYLQGIF, from the coding sequence ATGGACGACCGGCCCGCCCCATTATGGATGGCACTCTATTTTCCGTGTCTGGCACTGGAATGGTTATTACACGGACAGCCTGCCACACAAACAGATACCTCCTGGGCACTGGTGTCCGGACAAGGCCTGATCCTGCAGATCAACCCACCGGCCCGTGCTCAGGGCATTCGCCCAGGCATGAAACTGGCTACGGCGCTCAGTCTTTGTCACACCCTGCAATACCGGTCCTTTTCCGTCAACTTGCTGGCGCAAGTCTTGCCAATACTGGCCGAATGGGGTTTGCAATTCACTCCAACGGTCAGTCCTGACCCAGCCCCCGCCATCCTGCTGGAAGTCGGGGGGTGTCTACGTTATTTCGGCGGGTTGGATACACTCTGGCGACGGATCAACGACCGTATGCAAACTTTTGGGTTGAGCTATCAGGCAGCCATGGCCCCAACACCACTGGCCGCCCTCTGGTTAGCCCGTCAGCATGCTGGCTGCCGCATTACGGCCTTCTCTGACTTACCCGTGCAATTGGCCCGCCTGCAACTGGCACAAATGGCTTGGCATGCTGACTGGTTGCGGCATTTTCAAAGGCTGGGCTGTCGGCAGCTGGGCGATGTCTTGCGACTGCCACGGGCGGGCTTGGCCAAACGCTTTTCACCTGAGCTGCTGACAGCGCTTGATCGCGCCCTTGGTCATCAACCTGATCCACGCCCGCTATTTGTACCGCCAGCACGATTCGAGCGACAACTGGAATGGCTCTATCCGATTCACGACAGTGAAGCATTGCTGTTCGCCAGTCGACGGTTGTTTGAAGCATTATGCGGCTATTTGAGCAGCCGGGGCCTGGGTACCCAGCAAGTCACCATGCGCTTGCAACATCGTGACCTACCCTGTGCCACCTTGACGCTGGGGTTGACCCGCCCCTCCCGGCAACTGTCCGACTTCCAAGCCGTACTACGCGAGAGACTGCAGCGCTTTACCCTGGCAGCACCCGCATTCGGCATGACCCTGCTCGCGGACCAGCTGCACAACCTGAACGGCCAGATGGCGGCCGATCTGTTTGATCGCCATGGCAATGAAGAAAACTGGCAACGCTTACTGGCCCGCTTACAGGCCAGACTACCGGACGAATCTGTATGTCAACTGCAGCCACATGCTGACCATCGACCAGAACATGCCTTGACCATCCACGGTCTACAACCCGGCTCCATAGCACAATTACCCAACCCGCATCGTCCTGGCTGGTTACTCCCCTCGCCTACTTTACTGTCCATGCAGGGTAAGTGCCCGTACTATCGGGAACCGCTCTCCATCTGCCAGCCTACAGAACGCATCGAAGCCGGCTGGTGGAATGGGCAGCCCATCAAGCGTGATTATGTTGTCGCTACCGGACCATCCGGTGCACGTTATTGGCTGTTTCGTGATTTACTGACCGGTCAATGGTACCTGCAAGGCATCTTCTGA
- the cmk gene encoding (d)CMP kinase: protein MNTIPVIAIDGPSASGKGTVAQRVAAQLGWHYLDSGAIYRLAALAAIKFGIALDNEAALARMALTLDIRFDGDRIWLAGQSVEDEVRSEAIGNAASAIATLPALRAALLARQRDFRKEPGLVADGRDMASVVFPNAHTKIFLTASATVRAERRYKQLLEKGLLEQADNAIFDRILQDIRDRDARDSARTVAPLQQATDATMLDTTELSIDEAVNRILAIHHRNP, encoded by the coding sequence TTGAATACAATCCCCGTGATTGCCATCGATGGCCCCTCGGCCTCCGGCAAGGGAACGGTTGCCCAGCGCGTCGCAGCGCAGCTTGGCTGGCATTATCTGGATAGCGGTGCCATCTATCGCCTGGCAGCGTTGGCTGCCATCAAGTTTGGCATTGCATTGGATAATGAAGCCGCATTGGCGCGAATGGCATTGACATTGGATATTCGCTTTGACGGTGACCGAATCTGGTTGGCGGGTCAATCGGTTGAAGACGAAGTGCGTAGCGAGGCAATTGGCAACGCGGCCTCGGCGATTGCAACGCTGCCGGCGCTGCGGGCAGCGTTGCTGGCGCGTCAGCGAGACTTTCGCAAGGAGCCCGGTCTGGTGGCCGATGGGCGGGATATGGCATCGGTGGTGTTCCCCAATGCCCACACCAAAATCTTCCTGACTGCGTCGGCAACGGTTCGTGCCGAGCGCCGCTATAAGCAATTGCTAGAAAAAGGCTTGCTGGAACAGGCGGATAATGCTATATTCGACCGGATTTTGCAGGATATCCGCGACCGTGATGCTCGAGATTCGGCGCGTACTGTTGCGCCCCTGCAGCAAGCTACGGATGCCACAATGCTCGATACGACTGAGCTAAGCATTGATGAAGCAGTGAATCGAATACTCGCCATCCATCATCGCAATCCGTAA
- the rpsA gene encoding 30S ribosomal protein S1 translates to MESFAALFEESLTRQEMRSGEVITAEVVGVDQNFVTVNAGLKSESLIPVEEFRNDRGEVEIKIGDFVTVAIDTLENGYGETKLSRDKAKRLAAWIELEEALEQGTVLSGVINGKVKGGLTVMVNSIRAFLPGSLVDVRPIKDTSPFEGKQIEFKVIKLDRKRNNVVVSRRAVLEASLGEERQKLLETLQEGAVVKGIVKNITDYGAFVDLGGIDGLLHITDLAWRRVKHPSEVLAVGDEVEAKVLKFDQEKNRVSLGMKQLGEDPWVGLSRRYPQGTRLFGKVTNLTDYGAFVEIEQGIEGLVHVSEMDWTNKNVHPSKVVALGDEVEVMILEIDEDRRRISLGMKQCQANPWEEFSQNYKKGDKLRGTIKSITDFGVFIGLPGGIDGLVHLSDLSWNVAGEEAVRNYKKGDEVEAVVLSIDTERERISMGIKQLEGDPFNNYVSTHDKNSIVRGTVKSIDAKGAVILLADDVEGYLRATEVSRDRVENIAASLKEGDEVEAMIINIDRKNRGINLSVKAKDMADENEAMRSIQSDASAGTTNLGALLKAKLDNKSAE, encoded by the coding sequence ATGGAAAGTTTTGCCGCCCTCTTCGAAGAAAGCCTCACGCGTCAGGAAATGCGCTCCGGTGAGGTTATCACCGCGGAGGTAGTTGGCGTCGATCAAAACTTCGTCACCGTTAATGCAGGTCTCAAGTCTGAGTCCCTGATTCCGGTTGAAGAGTTCCGCAATGACCGCGGAGAGGTCGAAATCAAAATCGGTGACTTCGTTACTGTTGCCATCGATACCCTCGAAAACGGCTATGGCGAAACCAAGCTGTCTCGTGACAAGGCGAAGCGCCTGGCTGCCTGGATCGAGCTGGAAGAAGCATTGGAGCAAGGTACCGTGCTGTCTGGCGTGATCAATGGCAAGGTCAAGGGTGGTTTGACTGTTATGGTCAACAGCATCCGTGCATTCCTGCCGGGTTCGCTGGTTGACGTACGCCCGATCAAGGACACGTCACCGTTCGAAGGCAAGCAGATCGAATTCAAGGTTATCAAGCTGGATCGCAAGCGCAACAACGTGGTGGTTTCCCGCCGCGCGGTGCTGGAAGCCAGCCTGGGCGAAGAGCGTCAGAAGCTGCTGGAAACCCTGCAGGAAGGCGCTGTCGTTAAGGGTATCGTTAAGAATATCACTGACTACGGTGCATTCGTTGATCTGGGTGGTATTGATGGCCTGTTGCACATCACTGACTTGGCATGGCGCCGTGTCAAGCACCCAAGTGAAGTGCTCGCGGTAGGTGACGAAGTTGAAGCCAAGGTGCTGAAGTTCGACCAAGAGAAGAACCGTGTATCGCTGGGTATGAAGCAGCTGGGCGAAGATCCGTGGGTGGGTCTGTCACGTCGTTACCCGCAAGGTACCCGCTTGTTCGGCAAGGTCACCAATCTCACCGACTACGGTGCGTTTGTTGAAATCGAACAAGGTATTGAAGGCTTGGTTCACGTATCCGAGATGGATTGGACCAACAAGAACGTTCACCCATCGAAGGTGGTTGCGTTGGGCGATGAAGTCGAAGTCATGATCCTTGAGATCGACGAAGACCGCCGTCGTATCAGCTTGGGCATGAAGCAGTGCCAAGCCAATCCTTGGGAAGAGTTCAGCCAGAACTACAAGAAGGGCGACAAGTTGCGTGGCACAATCAAGTCGATCACCGACTTCGGTGTGTTCATCGGCCTGCCTGGTGGCATCGACGGTCTGGTTCACCTGTCCGACCTGTCCTGGAATGTGGCCGGTGAAGAAGCTGTCCGCAATTACAAGAAGGGCGACGAAGTCGAAGCAGTTGTACTGTCAATTGACACGGAACGTGAGCGCATTTCCATGGGCATCAAGCAACTGGAAGGAGATCCGTTCAATAACTATGTGTCTACACACGACAAGAACAGCATCGTCAGAGGTACGGTTAAGTCGATTGATGCCAAGGGTGCTGTGATTCTGTTGGCTGATGACGTTGAAGGCTACCTGCGTGCGACCGAAGTTTCGCGTGACCGTGTTGAGAACATTGCGGCATCCCTGAAGGAAGGTGATGAGGTTGAAGCAATGATCATCAACATCGATCGCAAGAACCGTGGCATCAACCTGTCCGTTAAGGCGAAGGATATGGCTGACGAGAATGAAGCAATGCGCTCCATTCAATCTGATGCCAGCGCTGGTACCACCAATCTGGGTGCGCTGCTGAAGGCCAAGTTGGACAACAAGTCTGCTGAGTAA
- a CDS encoding error-prone DNA polymerase, protein MHTMLPRYAELHCLSNFSFQRGASHPQELILQAQALGYEALALTDECSLAGIVRAHKALCDAQDSTESRSAPHNRIKLIIGSEITLSDGLKLVFLVPDRDGYGDLSELITLGRRQAEKGQYCLTRDDLVRQVPRCLVLWLPPAQPDPADAHWLAGIFPGRTWLAVELLRGPDDPARLASLQSLSHQSGLPLVAAGDVHMHLRSRRPLQDAITAVRLGQPVASCGFALFPNGERHLRTRQVLANLYPADLLAETVRIADQCHFSLKELQYEYPREVTPNGHTPTSYLRTLTSAGLKLRYPNTTPPAKVTEQLAMELALIERLHYEAYFLTVYDIVQWAKSQRILCQGRGSAANSVVCYLLGITEADPEITTMLFERFVSEQRGEPPDIDVDFEHQRREEVMQYIYRKYGRDRAAITATVITYRLRSALRDMGHVLGIDEAAIERGVRLLAWWDGHEDLKLRMQAAGFDVESHQIRCWLWLTTELHGFPRHLSQHVGGFIIARDRLSRLVPVENAVMADRTVIEWDKDDLDVVGLMKVDVLALGMLTALQRTLALVTARRGYPFALKDIPRMDAAVYEMIQQADTIGVFQIESRAQMSMLPRLKPAEFYDLVIEVALVRPGPIQGGMVHPYLRRRAGLEKPDYPGDDTKLAPILEKTLGVPIFQEQVMKLAQVAAGFTASEADELRRAMASWRRTGKMAHYEEKLKTGLACNGYTTEFADQIFNQIKGFSEYGFPEAHAASFALLAYFSAWLKHHEHGAFSCALLNSQPMGFYSPSQLIQDAQRHGIEVRSIDITCSDWDCTLEPTTGPQPAIRLGLRLVKGLSSDMGMQIMQLRSQMPIRDLNDLSRHGLLPPAALHALAAADSLVPITGHRRDAFWAVLGYEVPTDLLDVSPSGIAPVLSAPDEHEQVSDDYQSTGLSLRRHPLALIRPQLTRHRLYQADQLPQCRHGQLVRVAGLVTGRQRPGGAKGVLFVTLEDETGHINIIVWPKWVQRFRQALLDARLLVVYGAIQAKEGVLHVLAQYVVDESHYLGDLNLRSRDFH, encoded by the coding sequence ATGCACACCATGTTGCCGCGCTATGCCGAACTGCACTGTCTGTCCAATTTCTCGTTTCAGCGTGGTGCATCCCACCCACAGGAACTGATCCTGCAAGCTCAAGCCCTGGGCTACGAGGCGCTAGCACTGACGGATGAATGCTCGCTGGCCGGTATTGTGCGTGCCCACAAAGCACTGTGCGATGCCCAAGACAGCACCGAGAGCCGCTCTGCACCACACAATAGGATCAAGCTGATCATCGGCAGTGAAATCACCTTGTCTGACGGCCTTAAACTGGTTTTTTTGGTGCCAGATCGTGATGGCTACGGTGATCTGTCGGAGTTGATCACCCTAGGTCGACGACAAGCGGAGAAAGGGCAATACTGTTTAACACGTGACGATCTGGTCCGTCAGGTACCACGTTGCCTTGTACTATGGCTACCACCGGCACAACCTGACCCTGCAGATGCACATTGGCTGGCCGGCATATTCCCTGGCCGTACCTGGTTGGCGGTTGAGCTACTGCGGGGACCTGATGATCCTGCCCGGCTGGCGTCATTGCAATCTTTATCTCATCAGAGCGGCCTGCCTTTGGTTGCCGCTGGCGATGTGCATATGCATCTGCGCAGTCGACGCCCCCTACAAGATGCCATTACAGCAGTACGACTTGGCCAACCAGTAGCCAGTTGTGGATTCGCATTATTCCCGAATGGCGAACGTCATCTACGCACCCGTCAAGTGCTGGCGAACCTTTACCCGGCTGACTTATTGGCAGAGACCGTGCGCATTGCCGACCAATGCCATTTTTCATTGAAGGAGCTACAGTACGAATACCCGCGTGAGGTCACACCGAATGGCCACACCCCCACCAGTTATTTGCGAACACTTACCTCGGCCGGCCTGAAACTGCGCTACCCCAATACCACGCCCCCGGCAAAGGTAACCGAGCAATTGGCAATGGAACTGGCGTTGATCGAGCGGCTACACTATGAAGCCTATTTCCTGACTGTCTACGATATCGTGCAATGGGCAAAGTCCCAGAGGATTCTTTGTCAGGGACGCGGGTCTGCTGCCAACTCCGTCGTGTGTTACCTACTTGGAATCACCGAAGCCGATCCGGAAATCACCACCATGCTGTTTGAGCGTTTTGTTTCTGAACAACGGGGCGAGCCTCCTGATATCGATGTTGACTTTGAACATCAACGGCGTGAAGAAGTCATGCAGTATATCTACCGAAAATATGGCCGTGACCGCGCTGCCATTACCGCCACAGTGATCACCTATCGACTGAGAAGCGCCTTGCGGGACATGGGCCATGTTTTGGGCATTGATGAAGCTGCAATCGAACGTGGTGTCCGTTTGCTGGCATGGTGGGATGGTCATGAAGACTTGAAGCTTCGCATGCAGGCAGCAGGGTTTGATGTCGAATCCCATCAGATTCGCTGTTGGTTATGGTTAACAACCGAGCTGCATGGTTTTCCACGTCATCTGTCTCAACATGTCGGTGGGTTTATCATTGCCCGCGACCGCCTGTCCCGGCTGGTTCCAGTGGAAAACGCTGTCATGGCCGACCGCACCGTGATCGAATGGGATAAGGATGATCTGGACGTGGTCGGGTTGATGAAGGTGGATGTACTGGCTTTAGGCATGCTGACCGCGCTACAGCGGACCTTGGCCCTGGTAACTGCCCGTCGTGGCTATCCATTCGCACTGAAAGACATTCCACGCATGGATGCAGCGGTCTACGAGATGATTCAACAAGCAGATACCATTGGCGTATTCCAGATCGAATCCAGAGCGCAAATGAGTATGCTCCCCAGACTGAAGCCAGCGGAGTTCTACGATCTGGTCATTGAAGTAGCCTTGGTTCGTCCAGGCCCGATTCAGGGTGGAATGGTCCACCCGTATTTGCGACGTCGAGCGGGGCTGGAAAAACCAGACTACCCAGGAGATGACACAAAACTGGCACCCATTCTGGAGAAAACACTAGGCGTACCGATCTTCCAGGAACAGGTGATGAAACTGGCGCAAGTTGCGGCAGGGTTTACCGCCAGCGAAGCCGATGAGCTCCGTCGCGCCATGGCCTCCTGGCGACGAACTGGCAAGATGGCCCATTACGAGGAAAAGCTGAAGACAGGCTTGGCCTGCAATGGTTACACCACTGAATTTGCCGACCAGATATTCAACCAGATCAAGGGGTTTTCCGAGTATGGCTTTCCGGAGGCTCATGCTGCCAGCTTTGCATTACTAGCCTACTTTTCAGCCTGGCTGAAGCACCATGAACACGGTGCCTTCAGTTGTGCTCTACTCAATAGCCAGCCAATGGGCTTCTACTCGCCCTCGCAACTGATACAGGATGCACAGCGACATGGCATCGAAGTGAGATCCATTGATATCACATGCAGCGACTGGGATTGCACGCTAGAGCCCACAACCGGTCCACAGCCTGCCATTCGGCTTGGATTGCGCTTGGTCAAGGGGTTAAGCAGTGATATGGGAATGCAGATCATGCAGCTTCGGTCACAAATGCCGATCCGGGATTTGAATGATTTGAGCCGACATGGCCTCTTACCGCCGGCAGCTTTGCATGCATTGGCGGCCGCCGATTCGCTGGTACCGATTACAGGGCATCGGCGCGATGCCTTTTGGGCAGTGTTGGGGTATGAAGTGCCTACTGACTTGCTGGATGTCAGCCCATCCGGAATCGCACCCGTACTATCAGCCCCCGATGAGCACGAGCAGGTCAGTGACGATTACCAAAGTACTGGCCTGTCCCTTCGTCGTCATCCATTAGCACTGATCCGTCCACAGCTAACCCGACACCGCCTGTACCAAGCCGATCAATTACCTCAATGTCGCCATGGTCAGCTAGTGCGTGTCGCTGGCTTGGTCACCGGCCGACAACGCCCTGGTGGCGCCAAGGGTGTACTGTTTGTGACATTGGAGGACGAAACTGGTCACATCAACATTATCGTTTGGCCAAAATGGGTACAACGCTTCCGCCAAGCCTTGTTGGATGCCCGCTTATTGGTAGTGTATGGCGCCATACAGGCCAAGGAAGGTGTATTGCATGTGCTGGCGCAGTACGTTGTAGATGAGAGTCATTACCTAGGCGATCTCAACCTGAGATCCAGGGATTTCCATTGA
- a CDS encoding phytanoyl-CoA dioxygenase family protein: MLTQQQLAQFCEQGFIVLRGAAGQDACEEIIAFAQSQVMQEAMPIEFEADTQYPGAPDSHDAEGGRTARRLLQVYQRSSLLSEWATGPMVSGVIRQLLGEDALLVQAHHNCIMTKQPRFSSETGWHRDIRYWHYPRPELISVWLALGNERVENGCLFVIPGSHRAAVLPEQLDAALFLRKDHPASQSLLEQAIPVELNQGDVLFFHSNLFHAAGRNQTLLTKYSLVYTYRAVDNPPLPETRSSKLPDVQLELLVVS; this comes from the coding sequence ATGTTGACACAACAACAACTTGCTCAGTTCTGCGAGCAAGGTTTTATCGTGTTGAGAGGTGCAGCCGGCCAGGATGCTTGTGAGGAGATCATAGCATTCGCCCAGTCACAGGTCATGCAGGAGGCAATGCCGATCGAGTTTGAGGCAGATACCCAATACCCAGGGGCACCTGATTCACATGATGCCGAGGGTGGGCGTACTGCCCGACGATTGCTACAGGTTTATCAACGTTCCAGTCTGTTGTCTGAGTGGGCAACGGGGCCAATGGTTTCAGGGGTAATTCGCCAATTGTTGGGGGAGGATGCCTTGTTGGTGCAGGCGCATCACAATTGCATCATGACCAAACAACCGCGATTTAGCAGTGAAACGGGTTGGCATCGGGATATTCGTTATTGGCATTACCCGCGTCCAGAATTGATTTCCGTCTGGTTGGCGCTGGGTAATGAGCGGGTTGAAAATGGCTGTTTGTTTGTGATACCCGGTTCGCACCGTGCAGCAGTACTTCCTGAGCAATTGGATGCTGCGTTATTTCTGCGTAAGGATCATCCAGCATCGCAATCTTTGCTTGAGCAAGCAATTCCGGTTGAGTTGAATCAGGGGGATGTCTTGTTTTTTCACAGTAACCTGTTTCATGCCGCTGGCCGTAATCAAACGCTGTTAACCAAGTATTCGCTGGTTTATACCTATCGTGCAGTAGATAATCCACCGCTACCTGAAACACGATCAAGCAAGCTACCAGATGTCCAATTGGAATTGCTAGTGGTGTCCTGA
- the imuA gene encoding translesion DNA synthesis-associated protein ImuA, producing MTSASLQSILQDPRIWLGAALAQPVQQGISTGFPALDQQLPSHGWPYGGITELLYERSGMGELRLLLPSLASHTQQQRWVVLIGPPYIPFPAGWQAAGVDLRYLLWLRTTTQTDQLWAMEQVLRSPNCGSALLWPEYTPVDKAWRRLQLAAEEGGGHGVILEETAQDQRSSPVGLRLRVTHTPLGIQVNILKRRGSPATSPVLLEATPCNTPLFGRGHMSWLS from the coding sequence ATGACTTCAGCTTCACTGCAATCCATTTTGCAAGACCCTCGTATCTGGCTTGGTGCCGCCCTGGCACAGCCAGTGCAACAAGGCATCAGCACGGGTTTTCCTGCACTCGACCAGCAGCTGCCTAGCCATGGCTGGCCATATGGCGGCATCACCGAATTACTGTACGAAAGATCAGGAATGGGTGAACTGCGCCTATTACTGCCAAGTTTGGCCAGTCATACCCAACAACAACGCTGGGTGGTCTTGATTGGCCCACCTTACATTCCCTTTCCAGCCGGCTGGCAAGCCGCCGGTGTGGATCTCCGGTATTTGCTCTGGTTGCGAACCACCACACAGACAGATCAACTGTGGGCCATGGAACAAGTGTTACGTTCCCCAAACTGTGGCAGTGCCCTGCTCTGGCCAGAATACACCCCTGTCGACAAGGCTTGGCGACGTCTACAACTCGCTGCAGAGGAAGGCGGAGGGCATGGCGTCATACTGGAAGAAACAGCACAGGATCAGCGATCTTCCCCTGTCGGGTTGCGCTTGCGCGTCACGCACACCCCGTTGGGTATACAGGTCAACATCCTGAAACGGCGTGGCAGTCCGGCCACATCACCTGTTTTGCTTGAGGCCACACCATGTAATACCCCCCTGTTCGGGCGAGGCCACATGTCATGGCTGTCTTGA
- a CDS encoding energy-coupling factor ABC transporter permease, with product MHFPSQLFHPDLLQVLNVLATFGLFKVLYAAPWRALVDTTKINAWLGGSIVVAMFWVLRAVVQDGLTLHMLGATVLTLMVGPWLALLGLGIVLLALTILGLLDAGCLGLHWLLLGGLPVGVSYILLRLGQRYLPSNYFIYIFVNAFMGAALSMLAVGVATAWLYQLIGLEPAGFQFGETVLYFLLMGWAEAFTSGTVMTLIVVYCPQWSVTFDDARYLSRRS from the coding sequence ATGCACTTTCCCAGCCAATTATTTCATCCGGACCTTCTGCAGGTACTGAACGTACTGGCTACGTTCGGCTTGTTCAAAGTGTTGTATGCGGCCCCTTGGCGAGCGCTGGTTGATACTACCAAGATCAACGCCTGGTTGGGCGGTAGCATCGTCGTCGCGATGTTTTGGGTGTTGCGTGCGGTAGTGCAGGATGGGTTGACCTTGCATATGCTTGGTGCAACGGTGCTGACATTGATGGTAGGCCCATGGCTGGCACTGTTGGGTTTGGGAATCGTGTTGTTGGCCTTGACGATATTAGGGTTGTTGGATGCAGGCTGTCTGGGATTGCATTGGTTATTGCTGGGAGGATTGCCGGTAGGAGTCAGCTATATACTGTTGCGACTTGGTCAACGTTATTTGCCGTCCAATTACTTTATTTATATCTTCGTCAATGCTTTTATGGGTGCCGCTTTGTCAATGTTAGCGGTAGGCGTGGCAACAGCATGGTTGTATCAATTGATAGGTTTGGAGCCTGCAGGTTTTCAATTCGGCGAAACTGTATTGTATTTTTTGTTGATGGGTTGGGCTGAAGCCTTTACTTCAGGTACGGTCATGACATTGATCGTGGTCTATTGCCCACAATGGTCGGTCACATTTGATGATGCGCGTTATCTGAGCAGACGTAGCTGA